One Nitrospiraceae bacterium genomic region harbors:
- a CDS encoding TonB-dependent receptor plug domain-containing protein gives MAQHRPSGHACRSAALIAVLFTTTPHSGHTDESVMPPDHMLSDELKLLKEEQPFSPSSSEPYVMTEDDIRESGAADLPELFRKILGVDGPQTGRTDSDRRTRSDSQRIANSFLVEVDGHPTYADASDSLTWVNIPVTLPEIKRLELWKESASSPHGTIEYRIVLKITTKTPGK, from the coding sequence GTGGCACAACACCGACCGTCTGGACATGCATGTCGTTCGGCCGCGTTGATTGCGGTGTTGTTCACCACTACACCACACTCGGGTCACACCGATGAATCGGTCATGCCGCCGGACCATATGCTCAGCGACGAGTTGAAGCTGCTCAAGGAAGAGCAGCCCTTCTCCCCGTCGTCTTCAGAACCCTACGTGATGACCGAGGATGACATCAGGGAGTCCGGGGCTGCGGATCTTCCGGAGTTGTTTCGGAAAATCCTTGGAGTTGACGGTCCACAGACGGGCAGAACGGACAGCGACCGCCGCACTCGTTCCGACAGTCAACGCATTGCCAACAGCTTCCTCGTTGAGGTGGATGGACACCCGACGTACGCCGATGCATCCGATTCTCTCACGTGGGTGAATATTCCCGTGACCTTGCCCGAAATCAAACGACTTGAATTGTGGAAGGAGTCGGCCTCTTCCCCTCATGGAACGATCGAGTATCGCATCGTGCTGAAGATCACGACAAAGACGCCGGGGAAGTGA